From a single Lonchura striata isolate bLonStr1 chromosome 13, bLonStr1.mat, whole genome shotgun sequence genomic region:
- the LOC116184065 gene encoding hydrocephalus-inducing protein-like — MTQIELVGEGHRDEFTLGGLEEDIQERNAESSLKKDIIDAVRVNHLQFGYCPVRKPCRRTFTITNHTRTKVMRFEWETDAPFQFFPKVGHLHPGCAKGITVILKSDVPATFRRHLVSCKVTKINFELPQRKVPDWDDQICIVTWKETTKKDPAASWPQKEKVRSKMAKKANPAFTQRTTITPSLLAEQLLLSLDIGQP, encoded by the exons ATGACCCAAATAGAGCTGGTGGGTGAAGGCCACAGGGATGAATTCACCCTCGGTGGATTAGAGGAAGACATCCAGGAGAGGAATGCTGAGAGCAGTCTGAAGAAAGACATCATTGATG CTGTCAGAGTGAATCACCTCCAGTTTGGGTACTGTCCTGTCAGGAAGCCCTGCCGCAGGACCTTCACCATCACCAACCACACCCGTACAAAGGTCATGCGCTTTGAGTGGGAGACAGACGCCCCATTCCAGTTCTTCCCCAAG GTGggacacctccatcctggctgTGCCAAGGGCATCACAGTGATCTTGAAATCAGATGTCCCAGCCACCTTCAGGAGGCACCTTGTGAGCTGCAAGGTGACCAAGATTAACTTTGAGCTGCCACAAAGGAAGGTTCCTGACTGGGATGACCAAATATGCATCGTCACATGGAAGGAAACCACCAAGAAAGACCCGGCAGCCAGCTGGCCTCAAAAAGAAAAGGTTAGAagcaaaatggccaaaaaagCCAACCCAGCTTTTACACAAAGAACCACCATAACACCATCACTgttggctgagcagctcctgctttctCTGGACATTGGACAGCCGTGA